In one window of Marinilabiliales bacterium DNA:
- a CDS encoding SagB/ThcOx family dehydrogenase gives MQTETVNLPPPNLKGALSLEETLKERRSVRRYLDEPLELEWVSQMLWAAQGITLESQGFRTAPSAGATFPLELYVAAGKVTGLDAGLYRYVPDGHRLEQVSGSDLRSELAEAALGQGQVRNAPAVFIITADYERTAGRYGERAVRYVHMEVGHAGQNICLQAITYGLGSVIVGAFNDDQVKSVLDLPANEDPLYLIPVGKPYH, from the coding sequence ATGCAGACAGAAACTGTTAATCTGCCCCCTCCAAATCTGAAGGGGGCATTAAGCCTCGAGGAGACACTGAAAGAAAGGCGTTCAGTGCGCCGTTACCTGGATGAGCCCCTCGAACTGGAATGGGTTTCTCAGATGCTCTGGGCAGCCCAGGGAATAACCCTGGAGTCACAGGGATTCCGTACCGCACCATCTGCCGGAGCCACCTTCCCCCTTGAACTTTATGTTGCAGCCGGCAAGGTAACCGGCCTCGATGCCGGACTTTACAGGTATGTGCCTGACGGACACCGGCTGGAGCAGGTTTCAGGCAGCGATCTGCGCAGCGAGCTTGCAGAAGCCGCACTCGGACAGGGCCAGGTAAGGAATGCCCCGGCCGTGTTCATCATAACGGCTGATTATGAGCGGACGGCAGGCCGTTACGGCGAACGCGCCGTTCGTTACGTACATATGGAGGTTGGGCACGCCGGGCAGAACATATGCCTGCAGGCAATAACTTACGGACTTGGATCAGTTATCGTAGGAGCCTTTAATGACGACCAGGTCAAGTCGGTCCTTGATCTTCCGGCCAACGAAGACCCGCTCTACCTGATCCCGGTGGGGAAGCCATATCACTGA
- a CDS encoding UPF0365 family protein, whose product MEEIGIYIFILVGSLVGLWVILYFIPVGMWFSALLSGVRVSLIQLIFMRWRKVPPSVIVKAMINSTKAGLTLTRDQLEAHYLAGGNVINVVNALISADKANIPLDFKSATAIDLAGRDVFHAVQMSVNPKVIDTPPVAAVAKDGIQLIAKARVTVRANIKQLVGGAGEETVLARVGEGVVSSIGSAASHKAVLENPDSISKVVLSKGLDAGTAFEILSIDIADIDIGKNIGAVLQMDQANADKNIAQAKAEERRAMAVALEQENKALAQEMRAKVIEAEAEVPKAMSDAFRAGNMGVMDYMKLKNIEADTGMRDSISKSPDSDNKKK is encoded by the coding sequence GGTAGGGTCACTTGTAGGACTCTGGGTAATACTTTACTTCATCCCGGTGGGGATGTGGTTCTCGGCGCTCCTTTCGGGAGTACGGGTATCACTGATCCAGCTGATATTTATGAGGTGGAGGAAGGTGCCCCCTTCAGTCATCGTGAAGGCGATGATCAACTCAACCAAAGCCGGGCTTACGCTTACGCGCGACCAGCTTGAGGCTCACTACCTGGCAGGAGGTAATGTTATAAACGTGGTCAATGCTCTCATTTCCGCCGATAAGGCGAACATTCCCCTGGACTTCAAATCGGCAACCGCCATCGACCTTGCAGGGAGGGATGTGTTCCATGCCGTGCAGATGTCGGTTAATCCCAAGGTGATTGATACGCCCCCGGTAGCTGCAGTTGCCAAAGACGGTATTCAGCTTATTGCAAAAGCCAGGGTTACCGTTCGTGCCAATATCAAGCAGCTTGTTGGTGGAGCAGGAGAGGAAACTGTTCTTGCCAGGGTAGGCGAGGGTGTTGTATCATCAATTGGTTCGGCTGCATCGCATAAAGCGGTGCTTGAAAATCCGGATTCCATATCCAAGGTTGTACTGTCAAAAGGGCTTGACGCCGGAACGGCATTTGAGATACTCTCTATCGACATTGCCGATATTGACATAGGCAAGAACATTGGTGCAGTGCTGCAGATGGACCAGGCCAATGCCGACAAGAATATTGCCCAGGCCAAGGCCGAGGAGCGACGTGCCATGGCTGTTGCGCTCGAGCAGGAGAACAAGGCTCTTGCCCAGGAGATGCGTGCCAAAGTTATCGAAGCCGAGGCCGAGGTCCCCAAAGCTATGTCAGATGCCTTCAGAGCGGGTAATATGGGAGTTATGGATTACATGAAGCTGAAGAATATAGAGGCTGATACCGGTATGCGCGACTCGATCTCGAAGTCGCCCGACTCCGACAACAAGAAGAAGTAA
- a CDS encoding rhodanese-like domain-containing protein, with protein sequence MQNAFENLGMVVNGMLFLSPREALEASEKGAVFVDIREDYETGYKAFAVEEVIYLPFHSFKDRVSELPADKYFVVADSVGNKLRQAIDILSGQGFKNIAGLNGGIFDWERDGLPMKFDRQESLTGSCTCTLKPRKNFSSRN encoded by the coding sequence ATGCAGAATGCATTTGAAAATCTGGGAATGGTAGTTAACGGCATGCTCTTCCTGTCTCCCCGCGAAGCACTTGAGGCATCGGAAAAGGGAGCCGTATTTGTCGATATCAGGGAGGATTATGAAACAGGGTACAAGGCTTTTGCGGTGGAAGAGGTGATATACCTGCCATTTCACAGCTTTAAAGACCGGGTCTCAGAACTGCCCGCTGACAAATATTTTGTTGTGGCCGATTCGGTGGGCAACAAGCTCCGGCAGGCCATTGATATACTCTCCGGCCAGGGATTCAAAAATATTGCGGGACTTAACGGTGGCATATTCGACTGGGAAAGGGACGGGCTTCCCATGAAGTTTGACAGACAGGAATCCCTTACCGGCTCGTGCACCTGCACACTCAAACCAAGAAAGAATTTCAGCAGCCGGAACTGA
- a CDS encoding DUF2807 domain-containing protein, which yields METVRYYRNAMFGIIAALAMLSAGCNDPFMYNFVRGCGNLTTEMRDAGEFNSVDLKIAADVIIYEDDANSILIEADRNLMPYLAADMAGRTLHLQSRKSIRQSSNRITIYIGMPSVSRLCVSGSGSITAEDIIDAEDLELSISGSGSITTTVNTDLLRSKINGSGNLIIDGVSPVHKIEIKGSGKVKARGLQNDICEISVMGSGNSYVRVDSILNAEIAGSGDIYVSGSPRINARVNGTGKIIELPVK from the coding sequence ATGGAAACTGTAAGATATTACCGGAATGCGATGTTTGGAATAATAGCAGCATTGGCAATGCTAAGTGCAGGTTGCAACGATCCTTTCATGTACAATTTTGTTCGTGGCTGCGGCAACCTTACCACAGAAATGAGAGATGCAGGCGAATTTAACTCGGTTGACCTTAAAATAGCGGCTGATGTGATAATCTATGAGGACGACGCAAATTCAATCCTGATAGAGGCCGACAGGAACCTAATGCCATACCTGGCTGCCGATATGGCCGGCAGAACCCTGCACCTCCAGAGCAGGAAGAGCATAAGACAGAGCAGCAACAGGATTACCATTTACATAGGGATGCCCTCGGTGAGCCGGCTGTGCGTCTCAGGATCAGGCAGCATAACGGCAGAAGATATTATTGATGCTGAAGATCTTGAACTCAGTATTTCAGGTTCGGGAAGTATTACCACTACAGTAAACACTGACTTGCTGCGATCGAAAATCAACGGATCGGGCAACCTTATCATTGACGGCGTCTCGCCGGTACACAAGATAGAGATTAAAGGATCGGGCAAGGTGAAGGCACGGGGGCTTCAAAACGACATATGCGAAATATCGGTTATGGGCTCGGGCAACAGCTATGTGCGCGTCGATTCAATACTAAATGCTGAGATAGCCGGTAGCGGCGACATATATGTAAGCGGATCACCGCGGATAAATGCCAGGGTTAACGGAACCGGGAAGATAATCGAGTTGCCGGTAAAATAA